The genome window TCGAACTTTTCCAAACTATAAGAGCAAAATGCCATTTTAATACTATTTTTCATGAGTACAGTCCCTTCATATAGAAAACTGTATATCAGTAAGATGTTCTAACTCATCCTTTTCTTTGTTAGATTATTTTTTACTTGGAGAGGGCTTTTTAGGTAGTTTCTTACTCTATACTACATGGCAGGGGTGGGGTCAGCCCCTCGGGTCTGGTCCTGGGTGTTTCAGTCGCCATCTTAGAAAAGGGACATCATTAATGTCAACGTTTGATTTAATCGGTAGGTAGCTGTATGCATAAGAGCTGGATTGTGTTTGAAGAATGGACTCCCTCTGCTCCAAGTTCTCTTGAGGTCCATGCAGATGTTTTCTCTGGTGAGGAGGGAGAGCTTCTTCCGGTGCTGAACATGCAGTGGAAAGTGGCTACTGATGGTGAGTAACAGCAGTTTAGTATACAGCTTGTAGGCCAGGCATTGAAAAGAAGCTGTTGACCGTATTTATGTGGTGCCCCAAAATGCTGGTGACTGTTcctcaaataaaacaacaacaaaaatggtgCCTCTGTGTCACACTTCGGTTAAAAGCAgattgccagcaggggctgatgggaattgtagtccatgaacatatgaagccccagagttggacacccctgccctaactgCAAATCTAAGGACAGCTAATTTGTAGTTTATCAATAGGAAAATTAGGTACCTGCATAGTTACCAAAACTAGGAGGTACTCTTGGGAATCAAAGACTTGTTCAGAATGGCTATTTCCATTATTGGGTGCTTCAGGAAACATTATTGGGTGGCATGGAGAGGTCCAGTCTGTGATACAGTGAGACATGGGGTCTGTCCTATTAAGACCGGAGAGGCCCAGATTCAAGTCCTTGCTCAGCTATGGGgggaccttgaaccagtcactatctcagcctagcctacctcatagggttgttgtaataTAAACTGAAGGAGAGAAGAGCCATGTATTCCACCCTGTGCTTCTTAGATGACTGCTGGAATAAAATGTAGTACCTGATGTTCAGGATGAAGTTCACACATGGGCAGAGAGCCTTTCTCTTTCTAccaaaaacccaaacttcacatacatgctacaggggtcagtgctatcagtcacagatcaggaaagggaatTGGGCGTCTAAATTGatagtcccatgggaatgtcaactcaatgcatggcaggtgtgaaaaaggcaaactctatgctggggatcattaggaaaggaattgagaataaaactgcaaagattgtaatgcccttacataaagcagtggtgcaaccgcacttggagtactgtgttcagttctggtcgccacatctcaaaaaggatattgaagagatagaaaaagtacagagaagggcaactgggatgattgagggactggagcaccttccttatgaggagagactgcagcgtttgggactctctagtttggagaggagatgtctgaggagggatatgattgaagtctataaaattatgcatgggatagaaaatgttgacagggagaaatttttctctctttctcacaatactagaaccagggggcatacattgaaaatgctggtggggggaagaattaggactaataaaaggaaacatttcttcatacaacgcgtgattagtgtttggaatatgctgccacaggaggtggtgatgaccactaatcTGGATATctgaacttggacagatttatggaggagaagtcaatctatggctaccaatcttgatcctctttgatctgagattgcaaatgccttagcagaccaggtttttgggaggagcaacagcagcagcaggccattgctttcacattctgcttgtgagctccgaaaggcacgtggtgggccactgcaagttgtAGAGTGCtggatagatggactctggtctgttccagcaggctctttcttatgttcttaatgttgcAGCTTGTCAGTATTCTAGCCTTTTCCTTTTGACATAAGTAAGCATCTGGCTTACCACAGTATTGCTCAAGAATCATCTCgtaacttccccctcccccccatcttgtATTTTGCAAGCAAAACATATTTTCTGACCCATATCAAGCTGTACATGTTGACCAAGTACCTTCATGCTAGAAACAAAAGAGTTCCCATAACTTAGCTGCTAAGTACAGcatattttcatgttttgttcATATGAGACAACTTCAGTCTGGCAGGGGCATGGGTAAATGGTTGGCAAACATTGTCTACAGTGGATCAGATGCTTTGaatctttctcctcctttttattaGTCTTTTTTGGCTCCTTTTGTGAAGAAACTTGTCATCCTTGCTACTTAACCAATGATTAACAGCAGCAAATCAGGAGCAAACCAAAACAGATCCTAGCTCCTATGGTACTTTTTAGGGTCTCTATTTTACTCTGACACATTGCTGAGATTTGAGGAGGTCTATTTTAGACCCCAAAAAGTTGTGCTATTTCTCTGCTGAACAGCACTATTCGCTGGCACTGTGTCAGTAACAGGagctgccactgaggtggagttGTGGGCACCTTGATTATATGATACCAATGAATGCAGAATGAATTGATTCCTAACTGCAGGTGAAATGCAGATCTTTTCCAGATGTTAGAGCAAAATGTTCTGTATGTTAAAGCAGTCCCATTTGAGAAACTGAGCCTGCCCATCCCTTCTGTTTTTCTAATCCAGTAGCCAGGTCTGAGTATAAATGCTGCTTTCTCTCCATGTGGACTAAAAATATCACTTCTTTCTATTTCCTTTCTCCATCCCCTCTTCAACCAGCAAGTATTCAGTTCCTTGGAGGAGTAGAATTAAGTGTGCTGCAGGTGAACAGTAACAGGCAGGTCTGTGCTCAGTTCGATTTTCAAAACAAACTGCCATACCAAGTCAGACCAGATGATGGACGTCCGGTAAGTGAGAATTGAGAgtgctgtttttttgttttactttgttgCTTCCTCCCCTTATTCACCCTAAACAAATACATATCAAAAAGCTACAACATGTATATAGAGTACCAAAAATGTACACAAAACTGTGCAAGTAATTTCATCACAACAGACTGAAGGAtgcttatttttctctctcctttttgtaTCTGTTTTCCCGCCATTACCACCTCATCTCTGTTGGTTTGTGTGTTTACAGAAGTTGGAAGGGAGAACTATCCAGACAAACAGAGCATTTTGTCCATGGgggcagcctttaaaaaaaaagtacttgCAAGGCAACTCAGACAACTGGGGTTCAGTGACAGCAATATATTGCTTGTCATTGAAAGTGTATCTTTTTTTATTGGGGGAGCACGAGGAGGCTTTCTTCCGTGGTTTTTTAAGTATAAAAGAGCTGGAGGGTAGACTACTGGATTGCCAAAGCTTTGTGTTGGTAAAGACTTTGTAGAAGAAATGTATTTGTAGGAGACATATAGAGGAGAAGTATGTGGAGCTAGATAAATACAATGGAGGAAGCTCTCCCACAGATGTGATTGGGAATAGCTATGGAGAAATCGTTTTCCAACTGACTTCAGCAGAGTAATCCCTGTACGTGGCTGCTCATTAACTACCTTCTCCCCTGGCTTCCATGTGAATGCCGTTTGCAACTGTGGTCCTAATGTCGCAGGAAATCAACACTACATTTAAGTGTATTTGAGCGAGCCCCATTTTGTATGGACTGGTTGCCACCAGCTTTTCTTCTAAtggaggaaaagggaggagggatccATTTTGACCACCAGGGATCTGCTAGTGATCATGGGACCTGCACGTACAAAAGCCATGTGCACAGGGGCTGTAATATAGAGGTAAATGGGGCGAATAAAAAAGTTCACTGGATCCAACCTTACGTTTGTTACTTTCAGTGGAATTTCTCTTTCAACCACTTTGTGGTGCAACCGGGTCTGACGTACCAAGTGACTGTCTATCACCTGCCCAAGTTAGGCACTGATGGAGACCAAAATAGTAAATCCAAGCCATATACAGTACCAGGTAAGGAACTTTCTTATAATGATGGTGATTATATTTGTTGAGGTGGAATTATTTTACAGGCTGATACATAGTAGACTAGGATTCCAACGTAGATATGTCCAGATGAAAATAACAATGTTGTTTTACTTGT of Sphaerodactylus townsendi isolate TG3544 linkage group LG06, MPM_Stown_v2.3, whole genome shotgun sequence contains these proteins:
- the LOC125435137 gene encoding interleukin-17 receptor A-like, with amino-acid sequence MHKSWIVFEEWTPSAPSSLEVHADVFSGEEGELLPVLNMQWKVATDASIQFLGGVELSVLQVNSNRQVCAQFDFQNKLPYQVRPDDGRPWNFSFNHFVVQPGLTYQVTVYHLPKLGTDGDQNSKSKPYTVPGCMDPAMKMTEPCLQRGKPHALDLDNPE